The following is a genomic window from Myxococcales bacterium.
TAGCCACAACAACCCCATACAAAAGCTCGCTCGCTCCAAATTGAGGATCTACTCTTAAACTATGAATTGCAAAATTATGGGATATCTCCTGAGTTTCATGGACTTAGGTAATTACTTTTGCTCCACCAACCAAAGAGCTTTTACCACAGCAACTAAATCTTCTTTTTCATCAAAGAGTTGCGCTTCCACTGTCTGGCGTCGCTTTTTAAAATTTTTGGGAAGCGTCGTTTGAGACCGAGCGGTAATAGTGCCACGGGCTTTTTTTAAAAAGTCCGTTTCAAGCTTAACCAAAATAGCTCGCGAATTGTCTGAGAGAGCAAAGTGCAAAGCGAGCCCAGTAGTTAGTTCACCCAAATTGGACAAGGCTAAGGCATGAAAAGAGGAAAGATGATTCCTCAACAATTTTTTATCGCGCATACGCACGGTTGCCCGACCAGGAGCAACTTCTAAAACCTGGGGTGAAATACTCCCTGAATAGGGGATCATCTTGCCTATGGCCTTACTAAAAAGCCATTTTCCTAAGGTCCGTTGAGATAAAAGCGACCATGACTGCTTAAGCGTTTTAACCATAGACATAGACATTGTTCCTCATCATTAGAACTGTTTACCTAACTTAGATTGCAGTTCTTTAAATGTTTGTTTTTTTAGAAAATTTCCTGGATTAATACATAAAAATTTCACGATTTCTAGCGCAAACGATATGGAAAAATAAAACTAAATCAAAAATACATAACGCGTTAATAGCAAATCCCAAAACTTAACTAAGCTCTTAAATTTCTTTCTTGTTCTCTAAGTCTGCAATTTCTATCAGACACTTTTTCATGTTTATGTACGTTCAGATGCCAAACCCATAGCCATATGATCTTTTTTTGTTTATTCATTATTTCTTGAGTTTCATCAATCTGAGCGCGTTATGACTAAAATTTTTGCCCATGAATCGGTAATGCCACAAGAAGTAATAAATTATTTTGACGACTTTAAAGGTAAAACTATTGTCGATGCCACTGCTGGTGGCGGAGGACATCTGAGCATGCTTGCTCAAGTAGTCGGTGAAAGAGGTAGAATTATAGCATTCGATCGAGATCCTAGAGCGCACGAAGATGACGCTGCAGGTGGCGTACAAAAACATTTCCCCAACATCATAACTCTCTTTCAGCGTCCTTTCTCTGCTATCAAAAGCACCCTTCGGGAACTAAAAATTTCTTCTATTGATGGCCTCATATGCGACTTGGGTGTCTCTTCCCATCAACTTGATGAACCCAAAAGAGGCTTTTCTTTTCAAAACGATGGCCCAATCGATATGCGCATGGATACAAACAGTGGCATGAGCGCCTATGAATGGCTCGCACACAGCAGCGAGCGTGACATCGCCGATACCATTTTTAAGTTAGGAGATGAACGTAAAAGCCGGCAAATAGCAGCGCGCATCAAAAAAGAATGGCCTATAGAAAATTCTACGGGGGCTTTAGCGCAATTGGTCTTATCAGCCATCAAACAAAAAAAATGGTCAAAAATCCATCCTGCCACGCGCACATTTCAAGCCCTGCGCATGGCGGTAAATGAAGAAGTAAAAGAGCTTGAAACGCTGTTACACGATCTTCCTGAGATTCTTTCGCCTGAAGCGACTGTTGTATTTTTGTCTTTTCACAGCATAGAAGATCGACTTATCAAGCTGCGCTTTAAAGAGCTTGCTTTAAATAAAGAGTTTGTCATTCTCACGAAAAAACCTGCAGTGGCGAGCGAACAAGAAATAGACAGCAATCGCCGTTCTCGCAGTGCTAAACTACGAGCTTTAAAGCGAGTATCGCTATGAAAAACCTTAGAGAAATTCTAAAAGCTATTGATATAAAAGATACGAACGAAAGCTATGCATCGATTGCCATCAAGGGCATCAGCGCTCACTCTTCACGTATTGAACCAGGTTTTTTATTTGTCGCTAAAAAAGGCGCCACACCACAATCAGCC
Proteins encoded in this region:
- a CDS encoding DUF4442 domain-containing protein, with amino-acid sequence MSMVKTLKQSWSLLSQRTLGKWLFSKAIGKMIPYSGSISPQVLEVAPGRATVRMRDKKLLRNHLSSFHALALSNLGELTTGLALHFALSDNSRAILVKLETDFLKKARGTITARSQTTLPKNFKKRRQTVEAQLFDEKEDLVAVVKALWLVEQK
- the rsmH gene encoding 16S rRNA (cytosine(1402)-N(4))-methyltransferase RsmH, whose amino-acid sequence is MTKIFAHESVMPQEVINYFDDFKGKTIVDATAGGGGHLSMLAQVVGERGRIIAFDRDPRAHEDDAAGGVQKHFPNIITLFQRPFSAIKSTLRELKISSIDGLICDLGVSSHQLDEPKRGFSFQNDGPIDMRMDTNSGMSAYEWLAHSSERDIADTIFKLGDERKSRQIAARIKKEWPIENSTGALAQLVLSAIKQKKWSKIHPATRTFQALRMAVNEEVKELETLLHDLPEILSPEATVVFLSFHSIEDRLIKLRFKELALNKEFVILTKKPAVASEQEIDSNRRSRSAKLRALKRVSL